In Prunus dulcis chromosome 1, ALMONDv2, whole genome shotgun sequence, the following are encoded in one genomic region:
- the LOC117612673 gene encoding oligouridylate-binding protein 1-like isoform X1, with the protein MQQRLKLQQQQQQEAIMQQALLQQQQQQHMYHPGVLAAAMSQMEPIPSGNLPPGFDPSTCHSVYVGNIHVNVTDKLLAEVFQSVGPLAGCKLIRKDKSSYGFVDYHDRNSAALAIMTLHGRQLYGQALKVNWAYANSQREDTSGHFNIFVGDLSPEVTDATLFACFSVYPSCSDARVMWDHKTGRSKGYGFVSFRNQQDAQSAINDLTGKWLGNRQIRCNWATKSAGSNEEKQNSDTQNAVVLTNGSSDGGQENSNEEAPENNQAYTTVYVGNLSHEVTQAELHSQFHALGAGVIEEVRVQRDKGFGFVRYNTHEEAALAIQMANGRIIHGKSMKCSWGSKPTPPGITSNPLPPPAQPYQILPAAGMNQVYSPADLLAYRRQLALSQAAATSMALNSGGSQPMYEGYPNSSSGQQLMYYR; encoded by the exons ATGCAACAAAGATTGAAGCTtcagcaacagcaacaacaaGAAGCCATAATGCAGCAAGCTCTTCttcagcaacaacaacaacagcacaTGTACCATCCTGGTGTGCTCGCCGCTGCCATGTCTCAG ATGGAGCCTATCCCAAGTGGAAATCTGCCTCCCGGATTTGACCCATCTACATGCCACAGTGT GTATGTTGGAAACATTCACGTAAATGTCACCGATAAGCTTCTTGCTGAAGTTTTCCAGAGTGTTGGTCCTCTTGCAGGATGCAAGCTCATCAGAAAGGATAAG TCATCATATGGATTTGTTGACTACCATGATCGAAATTCGGCAGCCCTTGCAATAATGACATTGCATGGACGCCAACT TTATGGTCAGGCACTTAAAGTGAATTGGGCATATGCCAATAGCCAGAGGGAGGATACTTCAG GGCACTTCAATATATTTGTTGGTGATCTTAGTCCAGAGGTTACAGATGCAACTTTATTTGCTTGCTTCTCGGTCTATCCTAGTTGTTC TGATGCAAGGGTCATGTGGGATCACAAAACTGGCCGCTCAAAAGGAtatggttttgtttctttccgTAACCAGCAG GATGCTCAGAGTGCTATCAATGATTTAACCG GTAAATGGCTTGGAAATAGACAAATAAGATGCAACTGGGCAACTAAGAGTGCTGGCTCCAATGAAGAGAAGCAGAATAGCGACACTCAAAATGCCGTTGTGCTTACTAATGGATCTTCAG ATGGAGGTCAGGAGAACTCCAATGAAGAGGCCCCTGAAAATAATCAAGCATACACTACTGTCTATGTTGGCAACCTCTCCCATGAG GTTACTCAAGCTGAACTTCATAGTCAGTTTCATGCTCTTGGGGCTGGGGTTATTGAGGAAGTACGTGTGCAGAGGGATAAAGGTTTCGGATTTGTGAGATACAACACTCATGAAGAAGCAGCCTTGGCCATTCAAATGGCAAATGGCAGGATAATTCATGGAAAGTCCATGAAG TGTTCATGGGGTAGCAAGCCAACTCCTCCTGGGATAACTTCGAATCCACTGCCTCCTCCTGCCCAACCCTATCAGATCCTTCCGGCTGCTGGTATGAACCAAGTCTATTCTCCAGCTGACTTGTTGGCTTATCGGCGCCAACTTGCCTTAAGTCAGGCTGCAGCCACGTCCATGGCCTTGAACTCTGGTGGATCCCAACCTATGTATGAGGGATATCCTAACAGTTCATCAGGTCAGCAGCTAATGTATTATCGTTAA
- the LOC117612673 gene encoding oligouridylate-binding protein 1-like isoform X2 has translation MWFQLFTVRKFLRQKTTTTEPHRVSLQFYPSPPQMEPIPSGNLPPGFDPSTCHSVYVGNIHVNVTDKLLAEVFQSVGPLAGCKLIRKDKSSYGFVDYHDRNSAALAIMTLHGRQLYGQALKVNWAYANSQREDTSGHFNIFVGDLSPEVTDATLFACFSVYPSCSDARVMWDHKTGRSKGYGFVSFRNQQDAQSAINDLTGKWLGNRQIRCNWATKSAGSNEEKQNSDTQNAVVLTNGSSDGGQENSNEEAPENNQAYTTVYVGNLSHEVTQAELHSQFHALGAGVIEEVRVQRDKGFGFVRYNTHEEAALAIQMANGRIIHGKSMKCSWGSKPTPPGITSNPLPPPAQPYQILPAAGMNQVYSPADLLAYRRQLALSQAAATSMALNSGGSQPMYEGYPNSSSGQQLMYYR, from the exons ATGTGGTTTCAGCTTTTCACTGTGAGAAAGTTTCTCCGACAGAAGACAACAACAACAGAGCCACACCGAGTTTCGCTCCAATTCTACCCATCACCTCCTCAG ATGGAGCCTATCCCAAGTGGAAATCTGCCTCCCGGATTTGACCCATCTACATGCCACAGTGT GTATGTTGGAAACATTCACGTAAATGTCACCGATAAGCTTCTTGCTGAAGTTTTCCAGAGTGTTGGTCCTCTTGCAGGATGCAAGCTCATCAGAAAGGATAAG TCATCATATGGATTTGTTGACTACCATGATCGAAATTCGGCAGCCCTTGCAATAATGACATTGCATGGACGCCAACT TTATGGTCAGGCACTTAAAGTGAATTGGGCATATGCCAATAGCCAGAGGGAGGATACTTCAG GGCACTTCAATATATTTGTTGGTGATCTTAGTCCAGAGGTTACAGATGCAACTTTATTTGCTTGCTTCTCGGTCTATCCTAGTTGTTC TGATGCAAGGGTCATGTGGGATCACAAAACTGGCCGCTCAAAAGGAtatggttttgtttctttccgTAACCAGCAG GATGCTCAGAGTGCTATCAATGATTTAACCG GTAAATGGCTTGGAAATAGACAAATAAGATGCAACTGGGCAACTAAGAGTGCTGGCTCCAATGAAGAGAAGCAGAATAGCGACACTCAAAATGCCGTTGTGCTTACTAATGGATCTTCAG ATGGAGGTCAGGAGAACTCCAATGAAGAGGCCCCTGAAAATAATCAAGCATACACTACTGTCTATGTTGGCAACCTCTCCCATGAG GTTACTCAAGCTGAACTTCATAGTCAGTTTCATGCTCTTGGGGCTGGGGTTATTGAGGAAGTACGTGTGCAGAGGGATAAAGGTTTCGGATTTGTGAGATACAACACTCATGAAGAAGCAGCCTTGGCCATTCAAATGGCAAATGGCAGGATAATTCATGGAAAGTCCATGAAG TGTTCATGGGGTAGCAAGCCAACTCCTCCTGGGATAACTTCGAATCCACTGCCTCCTCCTGCCCAACCCTATCAGATCCTTCCGGCTGCTGGTATGAACCAAGTCTATTCTCCAGCTGACTTGTTGGCTTATCGGCGCCAACTTGCCTTAAGTCAGGCTGCAGCCACGTCCATGGCCTTGAACTCTGGTGGATCCCAACCTATGTATGAGGGATATCCTAACAGTTCATCAGGTCAGCAGCTAATGTATTATCGTTAA
- the LOC117612673 gene encoding oligouridylate-binding protein 1C-like isoform X3: MQQRLKLQQQQQQEAIMQQALLQQQQQQHMYHPGVLAAAMSQMEPIPSGNLPPGFDPSTCHSVYVGNIHVNVTDKLLAEVFQSVGPLAGCKLIRKDKSSYGFVDYHDRNSAALAIMTLHGRQLYGQALKVNWAYANSQREDTSGKWLGNRQIRCNWATKSAGSNEEKQNSDTQNAVVLTNGSSDGGQENSNEEAPENNQAYTTVYVGNLSHEVTQAELHSQFHALGAGVIEEVRVQRDKGFGFVRYNTHEEAALAIQMANGRIIHGKSMKCSWGSKPTPPGITSNPLPPPAQPYQILPAAGMNQVYSPADLLAYRRQLALSQAAATSMALNSGGSQPMYEGYPNSSSGQQLMYYR; the protein is encoded by the exons ATGCAACAAAGATTGAAGCTtcagcaacagcaacaacaaGAAGCCATAATGCAGCAAGCTCTTCttcagcaacaacaacaacagcacaTGTACCATCCTGGTGTGCTCGCCGCTGCCATGTCTCAG ATGGAGCCTATCCCAAGTGGAAATCTGCCTCCCGGATTTGACCCATCTACATGCCACAGTGT GTATGTTGGAAACATTCACGTAAATGTCACCGATAAGCTTCTTGCTGAAGTTTTCCAGAGTGTTGGTCCTCTTGCAGGATGCAAGCTCATCAGAAAGGATAAG TCATCATATGGATTTGTTGACTACCATGATCGAAATTCGGCAGCCCTTGCAATAATGACATTGCATGGACGCCAACT TTATGGTCAGGCACTTAAAGTGAATTGGGCATATGCCAATAGCCAGAGGGAGGATACTTCAG GTAAATGGCTTGGAAATAGACAAATAAGATGCAACTGGGCAACTAAGAGTGCTGGCTCCAATGAAGAGAAGCAGAATAGCGACACTCAAAATGCCGTTGTGCTTACTAATGGATCTTCAG ATGGAGGTCAGGAGAACTCCAATGAAGAGGCCCCTGAAAATAATCAAGCATACACTACTGTCTATGTTGGCAACCTCTCCCATGAG GTTACTCAAGCTGAACTTCATAGTCAGTTTCATGCTCTTGGGGCTGGGGTTATTGAGGAAGTACGTGTGCAGAGGGATAAAGGTTTCGGATTTGTGAGATACAACACTCATGAAGAAGCAGCCTTGGCCATTCAAATGGCAAATGGCAGGATAATTCATGGAAAGTCCATGAAG TGTTCATGGGGTAGCAAGCCAACTCCTCCTGGGATAACTTCGAATCCACTGCCTCCTCCTGCCCAACCCTATCAGATCCTTCCGGCTGCTGGTATGAACCAAGTCTATTCTCCAGCTGACTTGTTGGCTTATCGGCGCCAACTTGCCTTAAGTCAGGCTGCAGCCACGTCCATGGCCTTGAACTCTGGTGGATCCCAACCTATGTATGAGGGATATCCTAACAGTTCATCAGGTCAGCAGCTAATGTATTATCGTTAA